In Pelodiscus sinensis isolate JC-2024 chromosome 2, ASM4963464v1, whole genome shotgun sequence, the following proteins share a genomic window:
- the MEP1B gene encoding meprin A subunit beta, producing the protein MNAKGLILKAFERYRLKTCIDFKPWEGEQNYISVFKGSGCWSSVGNRQQGKQQLSIGANCDRIGTIQHEFLHALGFWHEQSRSDRDDYVSIMWDRIQSGKEHNFNTYDDKTSSALNVPYDYTSVMHYSKTAFRNGTEPTIITNIPDFMDVIGQRMDFSDYDLQKLNRLYNCTSSLSFMDTCTFELENVCGMIQSSEDNSDWQRVSQVSAGPRTDHTNMGDCKDTGYFMHFNTSTGKIRDSAVLESRILYPKRGFQCLQFYYYNSGHESDYLNILVREYALDGSTSALRLVERIQGSPLDYWQLYHIPLKVTRKFRIAFEGVKGHGSSNGGLSIDDINLSETECPHHVWHIRNVTHLLNTSPAGTKGRIFSPPFYSSKGYAFQVGLYVNGTSDNPFTLAIYLYLISGVNDDRLQWPCVWQQVTMELLDQNPDIRQRMSNQRSITTDTSVLTGSSSYFWDRPDKVGAPANFSNGTQFMRGPGRGTSGYLTHQRLRSLNFIKDDGVFILLSMEDISHLINQSVFINTTAPGRTCRNYPCENGGVCTVVGEKPECRCAVGDNWWYMGEKCEKKGTTKENIIITVSSSIAIFVFMLLVTIISTCCIKKKYRQKMRENKEAWILENRHRMNGI; encoded by the exons ATGAATGCTAAAGGACTTATACTCAAAGCATTTGAACGATATCGTCTAAAAACATGTATTGACTTCAAACCTTGGGAAGGAGAACAAAATTATATATCAGTGTTCAAGGGCAGCGG ttgcTGGTCTTCTGTGGGGAATCGCCAACAAGGGAAACAGCAGCTCTCGATTGGAGCCAACTGTGACAGGATTGGAACTATTCAACATGAGTTCCTTCATGCTCTTGGATTCTGGCATGAGCAATCACGATCTGATCGGGATGATTATGTCTCCATAATGTGGGACAGAATTCAGTCAG GTAAAGAACACAATTTCAATACATATGATGATAAAACATCAAGTGCCCTGAATGTTCCCTATGATTACACTTCTGTGATGCACTATAGTAAAACGGCATTCAGGAATGGAACTGAACCAACCATAATAACTAACATACCAGACTTCATGGATGTGATTGGGCAAAGGATGGACTTCAGTGATTATGATCTCCAGAAGCTAAATCGCCTATACAACTGCA CCTCCTCATTAAGCTTTATGGACACATGCACTTTTGAACTTGAAAATGTGTGTGGCATGATTCAAAGTTCAGAAGATAACAGTGACTGGCAGCGTGTGTCTCAGGTGTCTGCTGGACCACGTACTGACCATACCAATATGGGAGACTGCAAAG ATACTGGGTACTTCATGCATTTCAATACCAGCACTGGCAAAATCAGAGACTCAGCTGTTCTGGAGAGCCGAATTCTATATCCCAAAAGAGGATTTCAGTGCTTACAATTCTATTATTACAACAGCGGTCATGAAAGTGATTACCTGAACATCTTAGTCAGGGAGTATGCTTTAGACGGCTCCACTAGTGCTTTAAGACTCGTTGAAAGGATACAAG GTTCACCTCTGGATTATTGGCAGCTTTACCACATTCCTTTGAAGGTCACAAGGAAATTCAGGATTGCATTTGAAGGCGTAAAAGGACATGGTTCATCCAATGGAGGCCTCTCTATTGATGATATTAACCTTTCAGAAACAGAGTGTCCCCATCATGTCTGGCATATAAGAAATGTTACCCATCTCCTCAATACAAGTCCTGCAGGGACAAAGGGAAGAATATTCAGTCCACCTTTTTACTCTAGTAAAGGATATGCTTTTCAGGTTGGCTTGTATGTAAACGGTACTAGTGACAACCCATTCACCTTGGCAATATATTTGTACTTAATTTCTGGAGTAAATGATGATCGTCTGCAGTGGCCTTGTGTATGGCAACAAGTTACTATGGAGCTGTTGGATCAAAATCCTGATATTCGTCAACGCATGTCCAATCAAAGAAGCATAACAACAGATACATCTGTACTAACAG GTTCCTCTTCATATTTTTGGGACAGACCAGACAAAGTAGGAGCACCTGCTAATTTCAGTAATGGGACTCAATTCATGAGAGGGCCAGGACGAGGAACTAGTGGATATCTAACTCATCAAAGACTCAGAAGCCTCAACTTCATCAAAGATGATGGGGTTTTCATTCTTTTGTCAATGGAAG acaTCTCACATCTGATTAATCAATCAGTCTTTATAAATACCACAGCTCCAGGCAGAACCTGTAGAAATTATCCCTGTGAAAATGGCGGTGTCTGCACTGTTGTAGGGGAAAAACCAGAATGCAG GTGTGCTGTAGGTGATAACTGGTGGTATATGGGAGAGAAGTGTGAGAAGAAAGGCACAACtaaagaaaatattataataaCTGTTTCTTCATCAATTGCTATATTTGTCTTTATGCTACTGGTCACTATTATAAGCACATGTTGCATAAAAAAGAAATACCGCCAAAAAATGAGAGAAAACAAAGAAGCTTGGATTTTAGAAAAT aGACATAGGATGAATGGAATCTAA